The nucleotide sequence CGGAGTACGCGGCGAAGTGGCTGCCCGGGGTGGACGCCACCGCGCCGGCCGCCACCACCTGTCTCTACACCACCACCCCCGACCACGACTTCGTCATCGACCGGGCGGGTCCCGTCACCGTGCTCGCCGGCTTCTCGGGACACGGCTTCAAATTCGGCTCGGTCATCGGCGAACTCGCCGCAGGGCTCGTCCACGGCGAACCCGGCTCCCGCCGGTTCGCCCTCGGCAGGCACAGCGGCTGACCTCAGCGCGCAGCCGACCCCATCGAACGGAGTGTCACCACAGTCATGGCCACGACCACAGAGCCGCACATTCTCGACAACCCGGCCTGGGCCGCGCTGTCGGGGCCGCACGCCCACCTCGCCGAGCGCATCGGCTCGGCCGCACGCTACCCCTCCGACGTGTCGCCGTTCGTCGCGGTCGGCGACCCGCAGGAGCCGCACAGCTGGGCCGATCTGGCCGCGCTGATCGGCCCCGGCGGTACGACCGTGGTCACCGGCGTCGGTGACGTCCCCGACGGCTGGGAGACCCTGGATTCGGTGGCCGGCGTCCAGCTCGTCGCCACCGGCCTGCGCACCGAGGCCGACCCGGCGGCGGTACGGCTCGGTCCCGCCGACGTGCCGGACATGCTCGACCTGGTCGACCGCACCCGGCCCGGTCCCTTCCTGCCCCGCACGATCGTCCTCGGCGCGTACTACGGCATCCGCGAGGACGGCAAGCTCGTCGCGATGGCGGGGGAGCGGCTGCGGCTGCCCGGCTGGACCGAGATCAGCGCCGTCTGCACCGACGAGGCGTACCGGGGGCGGGGCCTCGCCGCCCGGCTGATCCGGCACGTCGGCGCCGGGATCGTCGCCCGGGGCGACACGCCGTTCCTGCACACGGCCGCGGGGAACACCAACGCCATCCGGCTCTACGAGGCGCTGGGCTTCACCCAGCGGCGCAACCCGCTGTTCCGTACGGTGCGGGCCCCGCAGGCCGGGTGACAGCCACCCCATACACGATGCGGCGAGGCGCCTGAGCGCCTCGCCGCTTTGTCGTTCTGTTGATCTGTCGTTCTGTCGCTATGCCGTGCGGAGCCGGCTCAGAAGGTGGCCGGCGGGTTCAGCTCGGACTTGGCGATGCCGGTGCCGGGCACGCCCCA is from Streptomyces sp. NBC_00370 and encodes:
- a CDS encoding GNAT family N-acetyltransferase, which codes for MATTTEPHILDNPAWAALSGPHAHLAERIGSAARYPSDVSPFVAVGDPQEPHSWADLAALIGPGGTTVVTGVGDVPDGWETLDSVAGVQLVATGLRTEADPAAVRLGPADVPDMLDLVDRTRPGPFLPRTIVLGAYYGIREDGKLVAMAGERLRLPGWTEISAVCTDEAYRGRGLAARLIRHVGAGIVARGDTPFLHTAAGNTNAIRLYEALGFTQRRNPLFRTVRAPQAG